The Mycolicibacterium doricum genome includes a region encoding these proteins:
- a CDS encoding sulfite exporter TauE/SafE family protein, which produces MTIAFALLFGALIGVLLGLLGGGGSILAVPALVYGLGMDMRQAIPVSLLVIGVASAVGAAPKVRAGQVQWCLAGIFAVVGIPATFAGAAIGSHLPQSALLIGFAAVMVLAGIRMLSGSGHTGTACAAGDGGVNWRRCAPRSVPAGLAVGVLTGLFGVGGGFLIIPALVLMLGVDMPIAVGTSLLVIVANSAAGFLSHLQGFTVDWAVAGAFTATATVTSLIAGQLGTRMNTDRLQRWFAYLVFVVAASVLVDAIWLR; this is translated from the coding sequence ATGACCATCGCCTTCGCCCTGCTGTTCGGCGCGCTGATCGGGGTGCTGCTGGGTTTGTTGGGCGGCGGCGGTTCGATCCTGGCCGTGCCGGCGCTGGTGTATGGCCTCGGCATGGACATGCGCCAGGCGATCCCGGTGTCACTCCTGGTCATCGGTGTCGCGTCGGCAGTGGGAGCGGCACCGAAGGTGCGGGCCGGGCAGGTGCAGTGGTGCCTCGCGGGGATCTTCGCCGTGGTCGGGATACCCGCCACCTTCGCCGGCGCGGCCATCGGATCACACTTGCCCCAGTCCGCACTGCTGATCGGGTTCGCGGCGGTGATGGTGCTCGCCGGTATCCGGATGCTCTCCGGTAGTGGACACACCGGCACCGCCTGCGCGGCTGGCGACGGCGGCGTCAACTGGCGCCGCTGCGCGCCCCGCTCCGTTCCCGCCGGCCTCGCCGTGGGTGTACTCACCGGCTTGTTCGGAGTGGGCGGCGGCTTCCTGATCATCCCCGCGCTGGTGTTGATGCTCGGCGTCGACATGCCGATCGCGGTAGGCACCTCACTGCTCGTGATCGTCGCCAACTCCGCGGCCGGTTTCCTGTCGCACCTGCAGGGCTTCACCGTCGACTGGGCGGTGGCTGGGGCGTTCACGGCGACCGCAACAGTCACGTCCTTGATCGCCGGCCAGCTCGGGACCCGTATGAACACCGACCGATTGCAGCGTTGGTTCGCCTATCTGGTCTTCGTCGTCGCAGCGTCCGTCCTCGTCGACGCCATCTGGCTGCGTTGA
- the ctaD gene encoding aa3-type cytochrome oxidase subunit I: protein MTQTVTRELTVTRPFPPRYKLKGGLIYRLITTTDHKLIGQMYFAGAFGFFLAGGLMALFMRTELATPGLQFLSNEQYNQLFTMHGTLMLLLFATPMVFAFANLILPFQIGAPDVAFPRLNAFSFWLFLFGGLIVLSGFITPGGAADFGWTAYTPLSTAVSSPGAGADLWIMGLIVSGLGTILGAVNMITTVVTLRAPGMTMFRMPVFTWDIFVTSILVLVAFPILTAALFGLAADRHLGAHIYDPANGGVLLWQHLFWFFGHPEVYIVALPFFGVITEIIPVFSRKPIFGYTTIVYATIGIAALSVAVWAHHMYATGAVLLPFFAFMSYLIAVPTGIKFVNWIGTMWKGQLTFETPMLWAVGFLLTFLLGGLSGVILASPPLDFHVTDSYFLIAHFHYVLFGTIVFAMFGGFYFWFPKITGRLMDERLGKRHFWLTFIGFHTTFLVQHWLGDEGMPRRYADYLPGDGFTTLNVVSTIGSFILGVSTLVFIWNAFKSYRYGEPVTVDDPWGYGNSLEWATSCPPPRHNFTELPRIRSERPAFELHYPHMVERMRAEAHIGRERHRSDAQPVDQSS from the coding sequence ATGACGCAGACCGTGACCCGGGAACTGACGGTAACCCGACCGTTTCCGCCGAGATACAAGCTCAAGGGCGGCCTGATCTACCGGCTGATCACCACCACCGATCACAAGCTGATCGGCCAGATGTACTTCGCCGGCGCCTTCGGGTTCTTCCTCGCCGGTGGCCTGATGGCACTGTTCATGCGCACCGAGTTGGCCACTCCTGGTCTGCAGTTTCTGTCCAACGAGCAGTACAACCAGTTGTTCACGATGCACGGCACGCTGATGCTGTTGCTGTTCGCCACCCCGATGGTGTTCGCGTTCGCCAACCTGATACTGCCGTTCCAGATTGGGGCGCCCGATGTGGCGTTCCCGCGACTGAACGCCTTCTCGTTCTGGCTCTTCCTGTTCGGTGGTCTCATTGTGCTGTCAGGGTTCATCACCCCCGGTGGTGCGGCGGACTTCGGGTGGACGGCGTATACCCCGCTGTCGACCGCGGTGAGCTCGCCAGGTGCCGGCGCGGATCTGTGGATCATGGGCCTGATCGTCTCTGGACTCGGCACGATTCTCGGTGCGGTCAACATGATCACCACCGTGGTCACCTTGCGCGCCCCCGGCATGACGATGTTCCGGATGCCGGTCTTCACCTGGGACATCTTCGTCACCAGCATCCTGGTGCTGGTGGCGTTCCCGATTCTGACTGCCGCCTTGTTCGGGCTGGCCGCCGACCGCCACCTCGGCGCCCACATCTACGACCCCGCCAACGGCGGCGTGCTGCTGTGGCAGCACCTGTTCTGGTTTTTCGGCCATCCCGAGGTCTACATCGTGGCCTTGCCGTTCTTCGGCGTTATCACCGAGATCATCCCGGTTTTCTCCCGCAAACCCATCTTCGGCTACACCACCATCGTCTACGCCACCATCGGGATCGCGGCGCTGTCGGTGGCGGTGTGGGCGCACCACATGTATGCCACCGGTGCTGTGCTGCTGCCGTTCTTCGCGTTCATGTCCTACCTGATCGCCGTGCCCACCGGCATCAAGTTCGTCAATTGGATCGGCACGATGTGGAAAGGCCAGCTGACATTCGAGACGCCCATGCTGTGGGCCGTCGGTTTTTTGCTGACGTTCCTGCTGGGTGGTCTGTCGGGAGTCATCTTGGCCAGTCCGCCGTTGGACTTCCACGTCACCGACAGCTATTTCCTGATCGCCCACTTCCACTATGTGCTGTTCGGCACGATCGTGTTCGCGATGTTCGGCGGCTTCTATTTCTGGTTCCCGAAGATCACCGGCCGGCTGATGGACGAGCGATTGGGCAAACGGCACTTCTGGCTGACGTTCATCGGCTTCCACACCACCTTCCTGGTCCAGCACTGGCTGGGCGACGAAGGTATGCCGCGCCGCTACGCCGACTACCTACCCGGCGACGGCTTCACCACGCTCAACGTCGTCTCCACCATCGGATCGTTCATTCTGGGCGTGTCCACCCTCGTCTTCATCTGGAACGCATTCAAGAGCTACCGCTACGGCGAACCGGTCACCGTCGACGATCCGTGGGGATACGGAAACTCCCTGGAGTGGGCGACCAGCTGCCCTCCGCCGCGGCACAACTTCACCGAGCTGCCCCGCATCCGTTCGGAACGACCCGCCTTCGAACTCCACTATCCCCACATGGTCGAGCGGATGCGCGCCGAAGCGCATATCGGGCGCGAGCGTCATCGGTCGGACGCGCAACCCGTCGACCAGTCGAGCTGA
- a CDS encoding NAD(P)/FAD-dependent oxidoreductase, with translation MSAVRHQIVVVGGGNAGVSLAARLRRAGMIDIGIVEPSDTHYYQPLWTLVGGGCVKATASARPQASVMPQGVGWIKDHACEIDPEKQRVSTEGGITVGYDHLVVCPGIQLDWTAVPGMAESLDSPAVSSNYRYDLAPKTWELIRSMRSGTAIFTMPSGPIKCAGAPQKIAYLAADYWRRQGVLSKIRIVMVLPTPGMFGVKEFSDELERVVARYGIEVRFNSEVTTVNPDTRTVTVTDNAAQTTTEVGYDLLHVVPRQSAPDWIKAGPLAAPDNPGGYVDVDKHTMRHNAFDNIFALGDAGSTPNSKTGAAIRKQAPVVAANLADSMAGRPLSASYGGYASCPLTTARDKMLLAEFDYTMRPAPSIPFIDTTHERRDMWLLKRYGLPAMYWNLILKGRA, from the coding sequence GTGAGTGCAGTGCGACATCAAATCGTCGTTGTCGGTGGAGGCAATGCGGGTGTGTCGCTCGCCGCGCGTCTTCGCCGCGCGGGCATGATCGACATCGGGATCGTCGAGCCGTCGGACACGCACTACTACCAGCCGCTGTGGACGCTCGTCGGCGGCGGATGCGTGAAGGCGACGGCAAGCGCACGGCCGCAAGCCTCGGTGATGCCCCAAGGTGTTGGGTGGATCAAGGACCACGCGTGTGAGATCGACCCGGAAAAGCAGCGGGTCAGCACCGAAGGTGGAATTACCGTGGGCTACGACCACCTCGTGGTCTGCCCCGGCATCCAGCTCGACTGGACCGCCGTGCCCGGTATGGCCGAATCACTGGACTCGCCAGCCGTGTCGAGCAACTATCGCTACGACCTGGCCCCCAAGACGTGGGAGCTGATCAGGTCGATGCGTTCGGGCACGGCTATCTTCACCATGCCGTCGGGGCCGATCAAATGTGCCGGGGCGCCGCAGAAGATTGCCTACCTGGCTGCTGACTACTGGCGGCGCCAAGGCGTGCTGTCCAAGATTCGTATCGTCATGGTGTTGCCGACGCCCGGCATGTTCGGCGTGAAGGAATTCTCTGACGAACTTGAACGGGTCGTCGCACGCTACGGCATCGAGGTGCGCTTCAACAGCGAAGTGACCACGGTGAACCCCGACACCCGCACCGTTACCGTCACCGACAACGCCGCGCAGACGACTACCGAAGTGGGCTACGACCTGCTGCACGTCGTCCCGCGCCAGTCCGCGCCGGACTGGATCAAGGCCGGCCCCCTGGCCGCCCCCGACAATCCCGGAGGCTACGTCGACGTGGACAAACACACCATGCGGCACAACGCATTCGACAACATCTTTGCACTCGGCGATGCCGGATCGACACCGAACTCCAAGACCGGTGCAGCCATCCGCAAACAAGCCCCGGTGGTGGCCGCCAACCTGGCCGACAGCATGGCCGGCCGCCCGCTGTCGGCGTCCTACGGCGGATACGCGTCGTGTCCGTTGACCACCGCGCGCGACAAGATGCTGCTCGCCGAATTCGACTACACGATGCGGCCTGCGCCGTCGATCCCGTTCATCGACACCACCCACGAACGCCGAGACATGTGGCTGCTCAAACGCTACGGGCTGCCGGCGATGTACTGGAACCTGATCCTCAAAGGGCGCGCCTGA
- a CDS encoding GntR family transcriptional regulator — protein sequence MHADLLARIESGEFVGDFPGEHALTSSYGVSRHTIREALRHLRHAGVLIAERGRATRVAGMPVIQQPLGALYSLFAAVEATGVSQHSVVRVLETRRDPTVADILEVAADVPLVYLERLRMAGEVPLALDFAWLPADVAEPLLQADFTHTALYIELDNRCGVRLTGGREDITAVVPERSDAELLGLAECSAALAIRRLSHVGPRPVELRHTLIRADRFTVSARFSPTEGYTFVAAGPCRPHHQWSAPPVGPM from the coding sequence GTGCACGCCGACCTGCTGGCGCGGATCGAGTCCGGTGAATTCGTCGGCGACTTTCCCGGGGAGCACGCCTTGACATCGAGTTATGGCGTCAGTCGTCACACCATCCGCGAGGCGCTGCGCCATCTGCGCCATGCAGGGGTGTTGATCGCTGAACGTGGTCGGGCGACCCGGGTTGCCGGGATGCCGGTGATCCAACAGCCGCTGGGCGCTTTGTACAGCCTATTCGCGGCGGTGGAAGCCACCGGGGTGTCTCAGCACAGCGTGGTGCGGGTGCTGGAGACCCGCCGCGACCCGACGGTCGCCGACATTCTCGAAGTGGCCGCTGATGTGCCGCTGGTGTATCTGGAGCGGCTTCGTATGGCCGGCGAGGTTCCGCTGGCACTGGACTTCGCGTGGTTGCCTGCCGATGTGGCCGAGCCACTTCTGCAGGCCGATTTCACCCATACTGCGCTCTACATCGAGCTCGACAATCGATGTGGGGTGCGGCTGACCGGTGGACGTGAGGACATCACCGCCGTGGTGCCCGAACGTTCCGACGCCGAGCTGCTTGGCCTTGCCGAATGTAGCGCCGCACTGGCGATTAGACGGCTCAGCCACGTGGGGCCGCGCCCTGTCGAGTTGCGCCATACCCTGATTCGAGCCGATCGCTTCACCGTCAGTGCGCGTTTCTCACCGACCGAGGGCTATACCTTCGTTGCTGCCGGGCCCTGTCGGCCGCACCATCAGTGGTCAGCGCCGCCCGTGGGGCCTATGTGA